The following proteins come from a genomic window of Larimichthys crocea isolate SSNF chromosome III, L_crocea_2.0, whole genome shotgun sequence:
- the prr18 gene encoding proline-rich protein 18, translating into MPFPPISLQQRISSPGRELFGKKKASGVPPQTELTSKSGREKGGSDKEKQSISWTSANLRNLGRKPQQEKSKSPTQKAGVGQESQGKSSWLTVPKPQDSSEGVRRSSSMDSARQLHGKEEGKKEIQFTLSLTPEAILVIQKRNLEKQMMAKQQKCCASADFRHRRVFPSKKAHGGSKGCAPVAKAESTEQDITAIVKISLLNDQYKYDDVEYEEEDGDVDETVVRKCKEWLKGVENAAALGKVDKLSALPHLKSC; encoded by the coding sequence ATGCCTTTTCCGCCTATCAGCCTGCAGCAGCGGATCTCATCTCCTGGCAGGGAACTGTTCGGGAAGAAGAAAGCCAGCGGAGTGCCTCCTCAGACTGAGCTCACCAGCAAATCCggcagagagaaaggggggtCCGATAAGGAGAAGCAGTCCATTTCTTGGACATCAGCGAATTTAAGGAACTTGGGGAGAAAGCCCCAACAGGAGAAGAGCAAAAGCCCAACTCAAAAGGCGGGTGTCGGCCAGGAATCCCAGGGAAAATCCTCCTGGCTGACGGTGCCCAAACCTCAGGACTCATCCGAAGGAGTCAGGCGCTCCAGCTCCATGGACTCCGCCAGACAGCTCCACGGtaaagaggaagggaagaaggagaTTCAGTTTACACTCAGTCTCACACCCGAAGCCATTCTTGTCATACAAAAACGAAATCTTGAAAAGCAGATGATGGCAAAGCAACAGAAATGTTGCGCCTCGGCGGACTTTAGGCACAGGCGAGTTTTTCCATCCAAAAAGGCGCACGGTGGGTCTAAAGGCTGCGCGCCTGTCGCCAAAGCGGAAAGCACCGAGCAGGACATCACCGCAATTGTTAAAATATCTCTTTTGAATGATCAATACAAGTACGACGATGTGGAGTATGAAGAAGAGGATGGAGACGTGGATGAGACTGTTGTGAGGAAATGTAAAGAGTGGCTCAAAGGGGTGGAGAATGCCGCTGCTTTGGGAAAAGTCGACAAACTTTCTGCACTTCCGCACCTTAAAAGCTGCTGA
- the sft2d1 gene encoding vesicle transport protein SFT2A translates to MDKLRRVLSGQEENEELGLTTQILDASSLSYSTRVKWFVICFAGGILCSILGSALLFLPNGIKLFAVFYTLGNVAALASTCFLMGPLKQLKRMFEPTRLIATIVMLLCLVLTLCAVFWWHKKGLAIIFCILQFLAMTWYSISYIPFARDAVMKCFTTCLS, encoded by the exons ATGGACAAGCTTCGTCGGGTGTTGAGCGGCCAGGAGGAAAATGAAGAGCTGGGTCTCACTACACAG ATCCTTGATGCCAGCTCTCTCAGCTACAGCACCAGGGTGAAGTGGTTTGTCATATGCTTTGCTGGAGGCATCCTGTGTTCAATACTC GGTTCAGCACTGCTATTCCTCCCAAATGGAATCAAGCTTTTCGCCGTCTTCTACACACTAGGGAATGTCGCCGCTCTTGCCAG caccTGCTTCCTCATGGGACCACTAAAACAGCTGAAGCGCATGTTTGAACCAACAAGACTGATAGCCACCATTGTTATGCTG CTCTGTCTCGTGTTGACActttgtgcagtgttttgg tggcaTAAAAAAGGGCTGGCTATCATCTTCTGTATTCTGCAGTTCTTGGCAATGACGTG gtaTAGCATCTCTTACATTCCATTTGCCAG agatGCTGTGATGAAATGCTTCACAACCTGTCTGAGTTAG